The DNA region tggtgttttagtcacacaagctcctttgttttgcagacatcaagctggacgctggcgtaaaccttcacctagagctgatccttcactcctctcactggagcagttgttgaaggtattgaacaaatgaatagcacaatagcaaaacgcaatgtaaagcacacaatatacgcacacgcactcagcttcttagggagatttgagattgtttgaagggttgagggtgaaaaagattcaaatgtgcaaatgcctgtgaaacagactgagaatctggctgaggcaaaggcgtcagaggaggacaagctgaaagcggtgatgtaccagtccagcctgtgctactactccagcaggtgagcgttcagacactgacaggtttgctttgtgagagatgtctgagctgattctcatggttctgatgttcactagtgaggccatgaggctgcttgggatcccgggacaccacattaggcactgccccactaatgtggtaactgggttttccaagctcacggttgctgtgaacttgagctcttgtcctcatcagtcagattgtttgctcagagtttgactgtcactcctcaattcacagggcagccgctccgcgccgcacaagcgcatccggaagagcacagggattcctgttggaggtggacgacccagaccgaaagggagtcatgatagacggcagcggcagatacgtcattcccatcatagacgcgtgagtaaactgtacttggcatagccgcatgttctagtgtttgtccaaataccacatgatgtctgcttgtgtgtgtttgcgctcgatctgttcagtgaggcctatgctgctgagaagagaaagaggccgtccttctcctgccagaccgagcctttgccctcctcgtcctcagcaggtgcggcatcttcggtccgggacgccggagggaaacggtcccgctccccatcttcaccagagacgcgcggcgaccagaagagaccacgtcgctgagagaccttcatccaagagacctggagccgacgtgtaaatattgtacatagtttattaataaaagataataaagattatagccgcatgaactgtgtggactggttaaccttcactccagcagtgcaacacacacatacacacacacacacacacacgaatgaattcataaacacaatatcatgaagttttgctttaatttaggaaaagagaaactcttctgggctaaaatctgatgggtttttttcagcgttcttacttcagtctttaatgtcaggtgatccttcaaatgtcagtgtaaagtgttgagtacactattagtgctcagtcgtgtttttttttttttattatttatttattgcagaacaaagccagcatacatagctagcaacaactatatacaagccagggtttgcattaaataaaaatacataaagaaatttcaaataataataataataaaataaagacattacaataataaatgaataacaatacacagaaaaaaaagaaaaaaaaaactctggggtgagaattaactagttattatataagaaattttctcaataaaatcggACCATGCTTTGATTGTATGGGGTTTAGCTCTGTTAATTCTTGCAGTGGAACGTTCTTACAGTGCAATATTTTTTAGTTCAATAAGCCACATTTTATCCGCTGGAAATGAGGGTTCAtgccatattttaaatataactttCTTGGCTGCAGTTAGTGCAGTATGAAATATCCTGCGTTGGGAATTGTTTAGGTTTAGATCATAATCATCATTCAATAAACAGATATTAGGGTATTTGGGAATGAACATCTCACACAATTCTGAAGTAGTTTGAAATACCTTATCCCAAAATGTACTGATAAGTGGACATTCAAAAAACATATGCATGTATGTCCCCACAGAGTTTGAATTACACAGTGTACAAAAAGGGGTAGGTAACCGTTTCATGCGGTGAAGCACATATGGAGTTGCATAAGCCTTGTGGATCAGTTTATAGTGTATGAGTTGATGGGCAGGATTCTTAGACATCACCTGGATACTTTCCCATATCTAGTCCCAGTTCAGTTGGTAAGAGGACAGTTCCTTTTCCCATATTGTGATGATGGGGAGTGCAACAGAGTCATAATTAAGCAGTTTGTTGTAAATGCATGAGATTGATCCACGTGACTGAGAGAAATTCACACAGTCCCGCAATGGATGATTGTCCAAATTACAGTTCCACGGAACTCCATAAGCGCGCATTGCACTTCTCAGCCTTAAATACAGAAAGTAGGAATGTCCGGGGAGATTGTAACCTTCTTTCAAATCCTGGAAAGACCTCAAGCCCTGGTTGTCGAAGATATCACCCAACACAGAAATACCTTGATCTGACCACAGCTTATATATAAAGGGCTTACCCCCAGATTGTAAATGATAATTGTTCCAAATCGGAGATTCTTTTGTAAATTTGTTGGTGCATCCAGTAA from Danio rerio strain Tuebingen ecotype United States chromosome 8, GRCz12tu, whole genome shotgun sequence includes:
- the LOC141375800 gene encoding E3 ubiquitin-protein ligase RBBP6-like, with translation MSCVHYRFQSRLTYDSLQFEGLNISAGELKRQIMRSKRLKFCQLKISNAQTDEEYTDDALIPKNTSVIIRRIPAAGLKSSNRRFVGHQAGRWRKPSPRADPSLLSLEQLLKTENLAEAKASEEDKLKAVMYQSSLCYYSSRAAAPRRTSASGRAQGFLLEVDDPDRKGVMIDGSGRYVIPIIDAEAYAAEKRKRPSFSCQTEPLPSSSSAGAASSVRDAGGKRSRSPSSPETRGDQKRPRR